A part of Betaproteobacteria bacterium genomic DNA contains:
- a CDS encoding LPS-assembly protein LptD — MPLVARWLFAAAVSLPATAMGQSLGLKLKLDPALRAPTPAELTQGDSALFLEADRVAGKAGDSVQADGNVRLRSRGQTVFADNVVYTPADEVLTATGHVRVDRLGDMIEGAKVRIDMRNDKAYAESPEYYFRALNARGKANRLFVDSKTRIKAEAATYSTCVPPSQDWFLKVRKLDLDREKDEGVARGATVYFKNVPFLYTPYIDFPLSNARKSGFLGPTYGTTGKSGFELTVPYYLNLAPNYDATIAPRFLAKRGLMFNNEFRYLNANFSGIVNAEFLPNDRERGGERRYALALRHNHALTPALTGYVNLQKASDDRYFVDLSNRLAVTSISNLPREGGLTYNGGWWTFAGRTQKFQTLQDPLAPITPPYARLPQLTFTALRQDVRGFDANLASEYVSFSHPTLLNGRRTTIYPSLTYPIQRSFATILPKVGLHYTRYELDGAGQPGTQDRMLPIFSVDSSVTFERNTSFRGTPLLQTLEPRLYYVYIPYHDQSRLPVFDTAVADFNLAQVFSENQFVGGDRINDANQLTAGVSSRLIDALDGRERLRLTLAQRFFFADQRVTLPNTVARTQNRSDVLAALTGRMSQSWYIDTAVKMDINQGRPDRSMFSLRYNPQIGNLVNLGYRFNRGSFEQVDVSGQWQLNERWSGVGRLAYSMFDRRATTTIAGIEYNAGCWVGRFVLQEFVTFTQDSVRAFFFQLELNGLSKIGSNPLEILRQNVLGYQRMNALPQSQFNEDYYPMQ, encoded by the coding sequence ATGCCGCTCGTCGCCCGATGGCTGTTCGCCGCGGCCGTCTCGCTACCCGCGACGGCCATGGGGCAGTCGCTCGGACTCAAGCTCAAGCTCGATCCTGCGCTTCGCGCGCCGACGCCTGCCGAACTCACGCAGGGTGACTCCGCGCTCTTTCTCGAGGCCGATCGCGTGGCCGGCAAGGCGGGCGACAGTGTGCAGGCCGACGGCAACGTGCGCCTGCGGTCACGCGGCCAGACTGTCTTCGCCGACAACGTCGTCTATACACCCGCCGACGAGGTGCTCACGGCCACCGGCCATGTCAGGGTCGACAGGCTGGGAGACATGATCGAAGGCGCGAAGGTGCGCATCGACATGCGGAACGACAAGGCATACGCGGAGTCGCCCGAGTACTACTTCCGCGCGCTGAACGCGCGGGGCAAAGCCAATCGACTGTTCGTCGACAGCAAGACGCGCATCAAGGCCGAAGCGGCCACGTACAGCACCTGCGTCCCTCCCAGTCAGGACTGGTTTCTCAAGGTCAGGAAGCTCGATCTCGATCGCGAGAAGGATGAAGGCGTCGCCCGGGGGGCCACGGTGTATTTCAAGAATGTGCCGTTTCTCTACACGCCCTACATCGACTTTCCACTCTCCAATGCACGCAAGAGCGGCTTCCTCGGCCCGACCTATGGCACCACCGGCAAGAGCGGCTTCGAACTGACCGTCCCGTACTACCTCAATCTTGCCCCGAACTACGACGCCACGATCGCCCCGCGGTTCCTCGCCAAGCGAGGACTGATGTTCAACAACGAGTTCCGCTACCTCAACGCCAACTTCTCGGGCATCGTGAATGCGGAGTTCCTTCCCAACGATCGCGAACGCGGGGGCGAGCGCCGGTACGCGCTTGCCTTGCGCCACAACCATGCGCTCACGCCGGCGCTCACCGGCTACGTGAATCTGCAGAAGGCTTCCGACGACCGTTACTTTGTCGACCTGTCCAACCGGCTGGCCGTCACGTCGATATCCAATCTTCCCCGGGAAGGAGGGCTCACCTACAACGGCGGCTGGTGGACCTTCGCGGGCCGGACGCAGAAATTCCAGACGCTGCAGGATCCGCTGGCCCCCATCACTCCTCCCTATGCCAGGCTGCCGCAGCTCACCTTCACGGCGCTTCGGCAGGATGTGAGGGGATTCGATGCCAACCTTGCATCGGAGTACGTCTCCTTCTCCCATCCCACGTTGCTGAATGGCAGACGGACAACGATCTATCCGAGCCTCACGTATCCGATCCAGAGGTCGTTCGCCACCATACTTCCCAAGGTCGGCCTGCACTACACGCGTTACGAACTCGATGGCGCGGGCCAGCCGGGGACGCAGGACAGGATGCTGCCCATCTTCAGCGTGGACAGTTCGGTCACCTTCGAACGCAACACCAGTTTCCGCGGCACGCCGCTGCTGCAGACGCTCGAGCCGAGGCTCTACTACGTCTACATTCCCTATCACGATCAAAGCCGCCTGCCGGTCTTCGACACGGCTGTGGCGGACTTCAACCTCGCGCAGGTCTTCAGCGAGAACCAGTTCGTGGGCGGCGACCGCATCAACGATGCGAACCAGCTGACGGCAGGGGTGTCGAGCCGGTTGATCGACGCGCTGGACGGCCGCGAACGCCTGCGGCTCACGCTGGCCCAAAGATTCTTTTTCGCCGACCAGCGCGTGACCCTGCCCAACACGGTCGCGCGTACGCAGAACCGATCCGATGTGCTGGCAGCGCTCACGGGACGCATGAGCCAGTCCTGGTACATCGATACGGCAGTCAAGATGGACATCAATCAGGGCCGCCCGGACCGGTCGATGTTCTCGTTGCGCTACAACCCCCAGATCGGCAATCTCGTCAATCTCGGGTATCGCTTCAATCGCGGAAGCTTCGAGCAGGTCGATGTGTCGGGTCAGTGGCAGCTCAACGAACGCTGGAGCGGTGTCGGCCGCCTCGCCTACTCGATGTTCGACCGGCGCGCGACGACCACCATCGCCGGCATTGAGTACAATGCCGGTTGCTGGGTCGGCCGTTTCGTCCTGCAGGAATTCGTCACCTTCACCCAGGACAGCGTCCGGGCGTTCTTCTTCCAGCTGGAGTTGAACGGCCTGTCGAAGATCGGCTCCAATCCGCTGGAAATCCTCAGGCAGAACGTGCTGGGCTATCAGCGCATGAACGCACTGCCGCAGTCCCAGTTCAACGAAGACTACTACCCCATGCAGTGA
- a CDS encoding peptidylprolyl isomerase produces MTYSRLALIFLACLWAVLPQHADAAERRRDPILVDRVIAVVNNEVITQLELEEQVKLASRELTRQGTALPQRELLDKQLLERMITTRVLVQYAKETGLRVDEAQVDRAVSRLAKENKMSPAELKEFLQEEGVDFSRYREDVRNDIFIARLREREVEGRVSVSDAEIESYLKGQQASGRNDEFNLLHILVTVPEAAAPDQIQARKTRAEEALAKLRQGADFKQVSATYSDATNALQGGELGWRSVGRLPSIFAQAVSGMKPGDVSGLLRSPNGFHILKLVEKRSTSNQVVVEQTRARHILVRLNEIVAEDEAKRRLEAIREKVVAGGDFAEFARAQSEDSSAARGGDLGWLSPGDTVPEFEQAMAALKPGEVSPPVQSPFGWHLIQVLQRRTEDMTKERERQLARQSIRMRKGDEAFTDWVRQMRDRAFVEYRLEER; encoded by the coding sequence ATGACCTACTCCAGACTTGCACTCATCTTTCTCGCATGCCTTTGGGCGGTGCTGCCGCAACATGCGGATGCCGCGGAGCGCAGACGGGATCCCATCCTGGTGGACCGTGTGATCGCCGTGGTGAACAACGAAGTCATCACCCAGCTCGAGCTGGAGGAGCAGGTCAAGCTGGCCTCACGCGAATTGACCAGGCAGGGGACCGCTCTGCCGCAGCGCGAATTGCTGGACAAGCAGTTGCTCGAGCGCATGATCACGACGCGGGTTCTGGTTCAGTATGCGAAGGAGACGGGGTTGCGCGTGGACGAGGCACAGGTGGACCGGGCGGTGTCCCGGCTGGCGAAGGAAAACAAGATGAGCCCGGCGGAACTGAAGGAGTTCCTGCAGGAAGAAGGGGTGGACTTCAGCCGGTATCGGGAGGATGTCCGCAACGACATTTTCATCGCGAGGCTTCGCGAACGCGAAGTGGAAGGCCGGGTTTCGGTGTCGGATGCGGAAATCGAGAGCTATCTCAAGGGCCAGCAGGCCTCCGGTCGCAACGACGAGTTCAATCTGTTGCATATCCTGGTCACGGTTCCCGAGGCGGCCGCTCCCGATCAGATCCAGGCGCGGAAGACACGCGCGGAGGAGGCGTTGGCCAAGCTGAGGCAGGGGGCCGACTTCAAGCAGGTCTCGGCGACCTACTCGGACGCCACCAACGCCTTGCAAGGGGGCGAACTCGGCTGGCGAAGCGTGGGCAGGCTGCCTTCCATCTTTGCGCAGGCCGTGTCCGGCATGAAGCCCGGCGATGTGTCGGGGCTGCTGCGGAGTCCCAACGGGTTCCACATTCTCAAGCTCGTCGAGAAGCGGTCCACCTCCAACCAGGTGGTGGTCGAGCAGACGAGGGCCCGTCACATTCTCGTGCGGCTGAACGAGATCGTCGCCGAAGACGAGGCAAAGCGGCGTCTGGAAGCGATCCGGGAGAAGGTCGTTGCGGGTGGCGATTTTGCGGAATTCGCCCGCGCTCAGTCGGAAGACTCGAGTGCTGCGCGGGGCGGGGACCTCGGTTGGCTCTCGCCAGGCGACACCGTGCCGGAGTTCGAACAGGCGATGGCAGCGCTCAAGCCAGGAGAAGTGAGCCCGCCGGTGCAGTCGCCGTTCGGGTGGCATCTGATCCAGGTCCTCCAGCGGCGTACCGAAGACATGACCAAGGAGCGGGAGCGTCAGCTTGCCCGTCAATCCATTCGCATGCGAAAGGGCGATGAAGCCTTCACCGACTGGGTGAGGCAGATGCGTGACCGCGCATTCGTCGAATATCGCCTAGAGGAGCGTTGA
- the pdxA gene encoding 4-hydroxythreonine-4-phosphate dehydrogenase PdxA, with amino-acid sequence MNPPLVAVTTGEPAGVGPELCMRVAAGCSLPLVLIGDRDLLRERAMACGIPSSIPDHDPAVPSGLPTILHVPLAVPSAAGQPDARNADYVLATLDRAIDGCTSGEFCAMVTAPVQKSVIAEGGHDFMGHTEYLAERCGVDRVVMMLVGGGMRVALATTHLALRDVPDAIKQPSLEETIRILHADLKSKFGIARPRILVAGLNPHAGEAGRFGREEIEVIEPVIRAMQRRGFDVTGPLPADTLFQSRYLDRADAVLAMYHDQGLAVLKYASFGRGVNVTLGLPIVRTSVDHGTALDLAGTGKADDGSLRAAVELACALAGVGREGFSDDR; translated from the coding sequence TTGAACCCTCCACTTGTCGCGGTCACCACCGGCGAACCTGCCGGGGTGGGACCCGAACTGTGCATGCGAGTCGCGGCAGGCTGTTCCCTGCCGCTGGTGCTCATCGGTGATCGCGACCTCCTCCGGGAGCGGGCGATGGCTTGCGGGATTCCCTCGTCGATTCCCGATCACGACCCGGCCGTCCCAAGCGGATTGCCGACCATTCTTCACGTGCCGCTCGCTGTGCCATCGGCGGCCGGACAGCCGGATGCCAGAAACGCGGACTACGTGCTCGCCACGCTGGATCGGGCGATCGACGGCTGTACCTCCGGGGAGTTCTGCGCCATGGTCACGGCCCCCGTGCAGAAGTCCGTCATCGCGGAGGGAGGCCACGATTTCATGGGACATACCGAGTACCTCGCGGAGCGATGCGGCGTCGATCGGGTGGTCATGATGCTCGTCGGCGGCGGGATGCGGGTTGCGTTGGCAACGACGCACCTCGCCTTGCGCGACGTACCGGATGCCATCAAGCAGCCGTCCCTGGAAGAGACCATCCGGATTCTTCACGCGGATCTGAAATCGAAGTTCGGCATCGCCCGTCCGCGAATCCTGGTGGCCGGCCTCAATCCTCACGCGGGCGAGGCCGGGCGGTTCGGTCGCGAGGAAATCGAGGTGATCGAACCCGTGATCCGGGCCATGCAGCGGCGGGGGTTCGACGTCACCGGCCCGCTGCCAGCGGACACGTTGTTCCAGTCACGCTACCTCGATCGCGCAGATGCTGTTCTTGCGATGTATCACGACCAGGGGCTCGCCGTTCTCAAGTACGCAAGCTTCGGACGGGGCGTGAACGTCACCTTGGGCCTGCCGATCGTGCGAACGTCGGTGGATCATGGCACGGCGCTCGACCTCGCCGGCACCGGCAAAGCCGACGACGGAAGTCTCCGTGCCGCGGTGGAACTCGCCTGCGCTCTTGCCGGTGTCGGGCGGGAGGGGTTCTCCGATGACCGCTGA
- the rsmA gene encoding 16S rRNA (adenine(1518)-N(6)/adenine(1519)-N(6))-dimethyltransferase RsmA: MTAERTAGASRSHVPRKRFGQHFLADRSVIRKILDALAPAGGDNVLEIGPGLGALTEPLLERIPFLQVVEIDRDIVQRLRAAHEESRLRIHEGDALQFDFGIAGADLRVVGNLPYNISTPLLFRLAQWRARIRDCHFMLQKEVVDRMVDHPGGPDYGRLSVMLQYRFRMEKLFEVPPGAFRPPPKVRSAVVRMTPLGPEAPVALDEQALGEVVTRAFTRRRKTLRNALEGYLDVPRIEAAGLDPASRPETVDVGGFIRAADEYVRRRAIAE; the protein is encoded by the coding sequence ATGACCGCTGAACGAACAGCAGGAGCCTCGCGATCCCATGTCCCCAGGAAGCGCTTCGGACAACACTTTCTGGCCGACAGGTCGGTCATCCGGAAGATTCTCGATGCGCTTGCGCCGGCTGGGGGCGACAACGTACTGGAGATCGGTCCGGGCCTGGGTGCACTCACGGAACCCCTGCTCGAGAGGATTCCGTTTCTTCAAGTGGTCGAGATCGACAGGGACATCGTTCAGCGGCTGCGGGCGGCCCACGAGGAAAGCCGCTTGCGGATACATGAAGGTGACGCGCTGCAGTTCGACTTCGGAATCGCGGGAGCGGATCTGCGTGTGGTGGGCAACCTTCCGTACAACATCTCCACGCCGCTTCTTTTCCGCCTTGCGCAGTGGCGGGCACGAATCCGGGACTGTCATTTCATGCTGCAGAAGGAAGTCGTGGACCGCATGGTCGATCATCCGGGCGGACCGGACTACGGCAGACTCAGTGTCATGCTGCAGTATCGCTTCCGGATGGAGAAGCTCTTCGAAGTTCCGCCGGGCGCGTTCCGCCCGCCGCCCAAGGTTCGTTCTGCCGTCGTGCGCATGACACCGCTGGGACCGGAAGCACCGGTTGCGCTCGATGAGCAGGCTTTGGGTGAAGTGGTGACCAGGGCCTTCACCCGCAGGCGCAAGACCCTTCGCAACGCTCTCGAGGGCTATCTCGACGTTCCGCGCATAGAAGCGGCCGGGCTGGATCCGGCATCGCGCCCGGAGACGGTCGATGTCGGCGGATTCATCCGTGCCGCCGACGAATACGTCAGGAGGCGCGCGATCGCTGAATGA
- a CDS encoding rubredoxin, with protein sequence MSSTTEYKTFMCLICGFIYDEAAGLPEEGIPAGTRWDDVPMNWVCPECGARKEDFEMVQI encoded by the coding sequence ATGTCTTCCACCACAGAATACAAGACCTTCATGTGCCTCATTTGCGGCTTCATCTACGACGAAGCCGCGGGCCTACCCGAAGAGGGCATCCCCGCCGGAACCCGCTGGGACGACGTGCCGATGAACTGGGTGTGTCCCGAATGCGGAGCACGCAAGGAAGATTTCGAGATGGTTCAGATCTGA
- a CDS encoding thiamine phosphate synthase, which yields MIHGLYAITPDSWDSQRLLDGVEAAVEGGASVLQYRRKAIAISERRKEAAAIREICRPRGVPLIVNDDPTLAAEVHADGVHLGRDDGSVAAARAVLGGTSMIGVSCYDDLERAGRAFHEGADYVAFGSFFPSAVKPHAVRPPVSLLSAARDRIALPRVAIGGITVHNAALLIEEGADAVAVISDLFDAQDIRARAELFSSLFRATQPFIEVP from the coding sequence ATGATTCATGGTTTGTACGCCATCACACCCGATTCATGGGATAGCCAGCGCCTGCTAGACGGGGTCGAGGCGGCTGTCGAAGGGGGGGCATCCGTTCTGCAGTACCGGCGCAAGGCGATCGCGATTTCCGAGCGTAGAAAGGAAGCGGCGGCGATTCGGGAGATCTGCCGCCCGCGGGGCGTTCCGCTCATCGTCAACGATGACCCCACCCTCGCGGCCGAGGTGCATGCCGATGGCGTTCATCTAGGGCGGGACGACGGTTCGGTGGCGGCAGCACGCGCTGTCCTCGGAGGGACGTCCATGATAGGTGTCTCCTGCTACGACGATCTCGAGCGTGCGGGGCGAGCCTTTCACGAAGGGGCCGATTACGTGGCGTTCGGCAGTTTCTTTCCTTCCGCGGTGAAGCCCCACGCCGTCCGTCCCCCGGTGTCCCTGCTGAGCGCAGCACGTGACCGCATCGCGCTTCCGCGAGTCGCGATCGGCGGCATCACCGTGCACAATGCGGCCCTGTTGATCGAGGAGGGCGCCGATGCGGTGGCCGTCATCTCCGACCTGTTCGACGCGCAAGACATCCGTGCCAGGGCGGAACTGTTCTCGTCATTGTTTCGTGCCACGCAACCGTTCATCGAGGTTCCATGA
- the hemL gene encoding glutamate-1-semialdehyde 2,1-aminomutase — protein sequence MTSRNESLFARSQKVIPGGVNSPVRAFRSVGGVPRFFVRGEGAWLWDADGRKYVDYVGSWGPMIVGHAHPEVVQAVQTAAASSLSFGAPTEKELEMAELLTTLLPSMEMVRLVSSGTEATMSAIRLARGFTGRNVIVKFEGCYHGHADALLVKAGSGALTFGQPSSAGVPADTTRHTLVLDYNDVEALESAFAAQGKDIAAVILEPVVGNMNLVRPSEDFLRALRDLTAHHGAVLIFDEVMTGFRVGPRGAQGLFGITPDLTTLGKVVGGGMPLGAFGGRREIMERLAPLGPVYQAGTLSGNPVAVAAGLATLKLVQAPGFFDRLSDATSRLVSGLVDEARKNGVEFSGDCVGGMFGLFFRANPPATFAEVMTADREKFNRFFHLMLDRGIYLAPSAFEAGFVSSAHGEEELGLTIVAAGEAFSALAA from the coding sequence ATGACTTCCCGCAATGAATCCCTTTTCGCCCGGTCACAGAAAGTCATCCCGGGTGGAGTGAATTCTCCCGTCCGCGCGTTTCGCTCCGTGGGTGGCGTTCCACGCTTCTTCGTTCGCGGCGAAGGTGCCTGGCTTTGGGATGCCGACGGGCGCAAGTACGTCGACTACGTCGGTTCCTGGGGGCCGATGATCGTCGGGCACGCTCATCCCGAGGTGGTTCAGGCTGTCCAGACGGCTGCCGCATCGAGTCTCTCCTTCGGCGCTCCGACGGAGAAGGAACTGGAGATGGCCGAACTGCTCACGACGCTGCTTCCCTCCATGGAGATGGTGCGTCTGGTGAGTTCGGGCACGGAAGCGACGATGTCGGCCATCCGCCTTGCGCGCGGGTTCACCGGCCGCAACGTGATCGTCAAGTTCGAAGGCTGCTATCACGGGCATGCCGACGCGCTGCTCGTGAAGGCGGGATCGGGAGCGCTGACATTCGGCCAGCCGAGTTCGGCCGGCGTACCGGCCGACACGACTCGTCACACCCTGGTCCTGGACTACAACGACGTGGAGGCTCTCGAGAGCGCCTTCGCTGCCCAGGGGAAGGATATCGCGGCCGTCATTCTCGAACCCGTCGTGGGCAACATGAACCTGGTGCGCCCTTCCGAGGACTTTCTTCGCGCGCTACGCGACCTGACGGCGCATCACGGTGCGGTATTGATCTTCGACGAGGTGATGACCGGCTTTCGTGTGGGCCCCCGCGGCGCGCAGGGGCTCTTCGGCATCACCCCGGATCTGACGACCCTGGGCAAGGTGGTCGGCGGTGGCATGCCACTGGGCGCGTTCGGTGGCCGTCGCGAGATCATGGAGCGTCTCGCCCCGCTCGGGCCGGTTTACCAGGCGGGGACGCTGTCGGGCAATCCGGTGGCCGTCGCCGCGGGACTTGCCACGCTCAAGCTGGTCCAGGCACCGGGTTTCTTCGATCGGCTTTCCGACGCGACATCGAGACTCGTGTCCGGCCTTGTCGATGAGGCCAGGAAGAACGGGGTGGAGTTCTCGGGCGATTGTGTGGGCGGAATGTTCGGCTTGTTCTTCCGTGCGAACCCCCCGGCGACGTTTGCAGAGGTGATGACGGCGGATCGGGAGAAGTTCAACCGGTTCTTCCACCTCATGCTCGATCGTGGGATCTATCTTGCCCCGTCCGCCTTCGAAGCGGGCTTCGTGTCGTCCGCCCATGGCGAAGAAGAACTGGGCTTGACGATCGTCGCGGCGGGCGAGGCTTTTTCCGCGCTCGCCGCGTGA
- a CDS encoding c-type cytochrome — protein MTRTRIAVCLATTTLLVAVSAHAAAKGDSAKGQAAAAACAACHGPDGNSMIPTNPSLAQQHPEYIAKQLAEFKSGTRANPIMAGMAAMLTPESMNDVGAFFGQQKLRHAGTRDKDLAAKGQKLYRGGDTARGIPACSGCHSPSGAGIPAQYPRLGGQHQEYTAAQLKAFRAGERANDANSMMRAIAAKLSDAEISALSEYVAGLK, from the coding sequence ATGACCCGCACCCGTATCGCCGTTTGTCTTGCCACGACGACCCTGTTGGTAGCCGTAAGCGCCCATGCCGCCGCGAAGGGAGATTCGGCGAAGGGCCAGGCGGCCGCCGCAGCGTGCGCCGCCTGTCACGGGCCGGATGGCAACAGCATGATTCCGACCAATCCGAGCCTCGCGCAGCAGCACCCCGAGTACATCGCCAAGCAGCTCGCGGAATTCAAGAGCGGCACCCGGGCCAATCCGATCATGGCAGGGATGGCCGCCATGCTCACCCCGGAATCGATGAATGACGTGGGCGCATTCTTCGGCCAGCAGAAGCTCCGTCATGCCGGGACCCGCGACAAGGATCTCGCGGCGAAGGGCCAGAAGCTCTATCGGGGCGGCGATACTGCCCGCGGCATCCCCGCGTGCTCCGGATGCCACTCGCCATCCGGAGCCGGAATTCCGGCCCAGTATCCTCGCCTCGGGGGCCAGCATCAGGAATACACGGCCGCACAACTGAAGGCCTTCCGTGCCGGCGAGCGAGCCAACGACGCGAATTCCATGATGCGTGCCATCGCGGCCAAGCTCAGCGATGCGGAAATCTCCGCCCTTTCCGAGTACGTGGCCGGCCTGAAGTAG
- a CDS encoding flagellar brake protein, translating to MESTTPDKKLVPEEDESRFLIHSRVEIGFILRGAMMAGDRDGPLQCRQGIVRDGLLAVDLQNGICVVDAAKDDGLNRRLASSDRIAFVSRHDKIKIRWEVDRSKLAEFEGRPALYIPLPPRLLKFQRREFFRAETPVLRPVKCTIPVENQKPVVVPLFDISLGGVGLTGFPESVPVEVGTEFAGCTITLPELGVLSVTLQVRNVVDIPLRDQRVTRRVGCMFVNVPPGTDTVIQRYIIRLERERKSKLG from the coding sequence ATGGAATCCACTACGCCAGACAAGAAGCTCGTCCCCGAGGAAGACGAATCCCGGTTTCTGATCCACTCCCGGGTGGAAATCGGCTTCATTCTCCGCGGCGCGATGATGGCCGGAGATCGTGACGGCCCACTTCAATGCCGGCAGGGAATCGTTCGTGACGGCCTGCTCGCCGTGGACCTCCAGAACGGAATTTGCGTGGTGGACGCAGCCAAGGACGACGGGCTCAACCGAAGACTCGCCAGTTCCGATCGCATCGCCTTCGTAAGCCGGCACGACAAGATCAAGATCCGTTGGGAAGTGGATCGCAGCAAGCTCGCCGAATTCGAGGGCAGGCCCGCCCTGTACATTCCCCTTCCCCCCAGGCTCCTCAAGTTTCAGCGGCGAGAGTTCTTCAGAGCAGAAACTCCGGTTCTGCGCCCGGTGAAGTGCACCATTCCCGTCGAGAACCAGAAGCCGGTGGTGGTGCCGTTGTTCGATATCAGCCTTGGGGGCGTGGGACTGACGGGATTTCCGGAATCAGTCCCGGTCGAAGTGGGTACCGAGTTCGCCGGCTGCACCATCACTCTGCCGGAACTGGGCGTGCTGTCCGTCACCTTGCAGGTGCGAAACGTGGTCGATATCCCGTTGCGAGACCAGAGGGTCACCCGCCGCGTCGGTTGCATGTTCGTCAATGTCCCGCCCGGCACCGACACCGTGATTCAGCGTTACATCATCCGGCTCGAGCGGGAGCGCAAGTCCAAACTGGGATGA